Proteins found in one Coffea eugenioides isolate CCC68of chromosome 5, Ceug_1.0, whole genome shotgun sequence genomic segment:
- the LOC113772107 gene encoding calcium-binding protein KRP1-like, with protein sequence MASKSQSNFHDFLPLMAEKLGGDGLIGELCHGFQLLMDSDKGVITFESLKRNSALLGLQDLNDEDLRSMLEEGDFDGDGALNQMEFCVLMFRLSPELMEQFQFLSEEALQQEFNDHDFVL encoded by the coding sequence ATGGCGTCCAAGTCTCAGTCAAATTTCCATGATTTCTTGCCTCTTATGGCTGAGAAGCTAGGTGGGGATGGACTGATTGGTGAGCTGTGCCATGGGTTTCAGCTATTAATGGATAGTGATAAAGGGGTCATCACATTCGAGAGTCTGAAGAGGAATTCTGCTCTCTTGGGATTACAAGACTTAAATGATGAAGATCTGAGGAGTATGCTTGAAGAAGGAGATTTTGATGGAGATGGGGCTCTCAATCAAATGGAGTTCTGCGTGCTCATGTTCAGATTGAGTCCTGAGTTGATGGAACAGTTTCAGTTTTTGTCAGAAGAAGCTCTTCAACAGGAGTTCAACGATCATGACTTTGTCTTGTAA